GTATTGGCACACATTAGATGTGAGGCGAACCTTAAAAGCCTTCTTAATCAGAACTCAGGAATTCAGGAGATCAGATTCCATGTTCATATCCACTTCCAATCACAACAGAGGTCAGAaattatcagccccttccatcagTAAGTGCTTGAGGGAATGCATCAGCGAGGCTTACAAGGAACAAAAGCTGTCAATTCCAGTAGGGATCACGGCACACTCCGCCCGCAATGCTTCCACCAATGCGGCCTTTAACAATAACGTACCAGTGGAGGAAATATGCAGAGCAGCAACCTGGTCCTCCTTATCCACCTTCGTTAGGCACTATAGGCTGAACGTTTTCAGCGCTGCCGATGCTGATTATGGACGTAGAGTCCTGCAGCATGTCATTGGAGAGGATTTTGACCCCACCCTGTAAATCTATCTGATACTGCTAGGGGAGTTCACCCAGATGTCAtcctgctcaatggagaaataacattggtcttacctgtgaaggagacttctccattgagcaatggatGACATCTGCCCTCCCATTGGTCGTCATCCTGCTCCAAGATTAGTTAGTTGTTATACAGTTAATAATTGGTTTCTGTTTTGATTAATGACCCAGGAGGTTTCCTCCCGTCTTAGGCGTATTAGTTCAGAGCCCCTTGTTATTTAGACTCCATAAGGCCTTTGTTAATGACTTCCATGGTTTTTTCTTATTTGCACATTGGAAGCGAGTTGGAACATTAGAAGGTCAAGTTTTTTGCAGAGAATCTTTTGAGAGGCGGAATACTGCTTTGTGGAGAAGCCAGAACTGGAGCACAGGAGACGGGGCGGAGCcgcagcacagagaggagcctgggaagtttttatttaacccctgccttcctgaatggtagctgacaataacccagatgtcatccattgctcaatggagaagtctccttcacaggtaagaccaatgttatgtCTACTGAAACCTCTGAAAGCTTAGACTAGCATAGTAGGGGAGAGTTTGTGAGTGGGATTCACAAATGGTTCTCCACTTCCCAGCACTTCTTGCAGATCTCCAACTtataaacaattattttaaaatagcatGCTTCTAAGATTCTATAAGGGAGTAAGTCCAATAAGTCATGAATTAATTTCCATGATTAATTTTAAGTCCAATAACTCATTTCACCAAGGACCCACTACTGAATTTAAACTAAGAGGATATGTTTTTGAGATAAAGACAGGTTAAGTCTTTGAGGTACTTCTATGTTAGGAACTCTTCCAATGTTCCATGCATCACACTCACTCTAAGAGGGAATGATTGGAAAGATCTTGCCTTTGGAAAGAAGACTGAATATTCTTTTGGAAATTGTTTATACAGTGCCATTAAGAATTTATTGCTGCTGAGCAATATATCTGgacatttaatttttatttgtttaattcatttgtactccacctttctccccattgaGGACCCAAAAGAGATTACAGTGTACTTTTCCCCCTTTAGTTCATCCTTATAATAACCCTGTGAGTTATTTGAAGCTAGGAGAGTATGTCTAaaccaaggttacccaacaagcttccatggtacaagtggggattcaaacctggttcccctaGATActacaactacaccacactggctctgacaCAATTGTCAAAAAATCTTCCAGCTTGCTAAGGAAACTAATTTCAACACTGACATCTGATTACTTTCAGGCTACATCTCTTTCAAGTGAACCACCCAGCACCAGGCATGGCTCTTCCATAGGCACCAAATACTACCGTTTTCCTAGGACCATCTGTTCAGCAATAACTTGCTAATTTTCCCCCCTAAAAATTGAACATAGCAAACTTAATAAAAAGCAATTATCTTGCAACTGTGAATAATGCTTatgggctcctttcccttcccctttcaatAGAAAAGGAGTTGAATGAATACATGACAGCATCTCCCTACCTACGATGTCTCCACAGTGGATTATACAGCAAACCCACACTGAGCACTTTACACTTGACAAAGCTGCAGAATTCAGACAAAATTAATCCATTATCAAAAACTAATGTGCCACAAGCAAATCCTTTAGAGAATTACAAATGGGGAAAATCCACTAAGACTGTTTCATAGGCATACCCCATTTGCTGAAATGTGTAGAATCTATACAATAACACCCTATgcaatttccatttattttggTGAAGCTTACACATGAAAAAATCGTAATGGATTAAACTCTCACTGCTTCCACAGAGAGATAATTCTTTGCATAACTCCCACTGCTGCTGTGAATGCAAAGGCGTTCATATTTTCCCTGCACTTTCCTTGCTGTGGGAAAGCTCCAAAGCGCTTTTGTCAGGCTTAAAATGATAACTGAACTCGTTACCCTGCTGTAAAATTGTTATAATGATACATTACAACAGTGTACCAGCTGTCATAAAAGGTTGGCCTCTAGCACTTTTCATTGCAAACAGTTAAGAGGAAATGTGCGCCCTGTGGCTTTCCCCTGCTAAGTCCACTACAAATTGGGGCAGAGACTTAAAAGTAAGCTAGCAATTAGTGCAATAGTTTGTTATGGCATGGTAATGGTATAGTGATCTCATTATttctagttttttaaataaaaaaacaaattctcTGGCAGTGGAAGGGGAATGGTCACATGGACTGAGGTTAGGAAAATTGTGCTGATGTGGACAGAAGCTACAGACATTTATATTTTCATCCACACAGCATTGAAAGGCACTTCAGTTGCAACcttcataaaaagaaaataaaactgtaCCAAAACCAGGTTGAGGAAAGATTGCAAAAAAGCGAGAACACAGCAGCAAGATGAGTAGTTGATGATTTAGGGCTCCCAGCTCTGGGTTTGGTAATCTTTGGAGATCTGGGGCATAGCATGGGCGTGATGCCATAGtgcctaccctccaaagctgccatggtctcaaggggaacagatctctgaaaATTGGATTTAACATGTAATTTAGGAGAACACCAGGCCCCAACTGGAACCGGCAACCCTAAGATGATGTCATGTGGTTACTTTCATGAAAAGTTCTGCAAATAAAAACTGAAACATTGATGTGAAACCAGTCCCTGTGTAATTGGAAAGAAGGTAGTTCAGCTCCAAAGTCTGGAGGCATTTGATAAAGGATTTTGAGAACAAGCCCTGATGGACTCCCCGACCATTTATggatgcactacttaccccgtgGCTGTCTGTTTTACACAGGGATTCCCTtcttgtgaagtgtccctagctgagcagAGCCAAGCTGCCATTCTGTTTGTCTactgcttcctttttctttctgtgcaacctccatttgggtaGATTGCCTGACAcctgtgtgtctgtatgtgtacATCATCTTTGGTTTAGCATTACTTCGCTTGATCATGTCAATTTAATCCAATTTAATGTCAATTTAATCCAACAACAGCATTAAAAAGCCCCTCTGTTTTGGAATGGTGGCTTGAAGAATGGgtagaactgctgtggtgtgggtagggggaggtggggaggagtaaGAAAGGCCAAAGAAAGCCTACTGCACATcgatctccttcacttttcctgcaaagggagagaaaatcaCACTCAACCAGGTTTCAGAAACCgtgaggattctctgatctgagggtgCGGTGACTAGGAGGTCAAAACATAAGCTTAACCAAGAATAAAACCCAAATGTAAAGCACATTCAATGTGAAGGAAatcaaaagccccctccccccgcaacacACACTTTCCTCCTTCAGTTCTTCAGTTCTTCGCTTATAGGTAGGACATTTCTGACAGCATCTAATTTAAGGTATTTTAGAACATTAACAGCAACTGAATAAGTACCGTAGCAAGATTACCACTTTTAAAGAAGAGCATTTTTTTTGCCACCAACCCAACCTGACAATATAAAAAGCATCTGGTATTTAAAGAAATTGCAGAACTGATAATCCTGAGTCATTTTAATCTTATTTATTAATACAATGGGCACTGCAGAATGATCTTCTAGGGACAGAATGTATTTTGGTATATTTACTACTTATTTATTCACTACAGAATAATTATTTAATAGAACCATCTTCAAGGGAATTTTTGCATATTTACTTATTTGATccgacaaatatatatatatatatatatttttgagcCTATCATCTGCACAAATATTAAGGAAAAGAATGAAAATTTGCATTGACAGGAGAAAGCTTTCATCTCAGTTCCAAGTACAAAAAGCCTCTTTGCGTTAAAGGAGAAAAAGCCACGGTGTGCTTAGAAGCATATTACCAATTCAGTCTAGAAGTCGTAGCCCTTATTTCTACTACACTTCAAAAGTCATTCCtctcttaacttttttttttcaagcaagcctttattaaCATGCAAACAACATAGGCCCTAACCCAAAAATGCATTGAGAGGGAGCGATATGCATACATAGCAGGGCTTTCTACggtcctccccaaatcccacgcCTGAACTATAAGAACCGCCCCCCCATACCAGATCCCTGCCAGTGCAGTGTTGCACCAAGTGGAGAAGCTCCACACTTCAAGAATGACAACTTCTCCCTAAAAGCACTCTGGCCTGGGTCCTTTTTTATTGGGCAATTAATGTCGATGTTTAAAATTTTATAACAGTCAACTCTTCCCACTAGGTTGTTTCCTTAAAATTCTAGCACTGATGTGAACCTCTGATATTTATGAACAGAAGGCAGATGTTTCAGCAGAAACCTTAAGTGATAAAACTAATTCCCTTTTTCACACAAAGTAAGAACTGAACAACTATACTGCACACAGGAAAATCAGCCTCTGTAGATTTCTAAAATGTTTAATATAATaacagaaaatatataaatacagatGGGCAGTCaagtacaaatatatatatatatatataattttttactGAGCAGTTTCATAGAGACCTAAACATAAGGTTTGAGGCAGTAAAAGTGTTCATGGAAGGAGCTGGCAGAGAAGATTTTTTTCCATCCTCCAAACAGCCTGTCACTTGCCCCAAACTCCTCTCTGAGAACCAGGAAACAAATAGTCTCAGGATGGACTGCTGCAGTGACTAGGGGGAATCAGGAAaattcacctttctctccctgctCCACTGATGAGAGCCAGCAGAAGACAGAGCAACGGGCAATTGTATCAAATTTTCTTCTGTGCCTACAATGTCCTATCCTATGGCACAGTTTGCCAGTGAGGGCCTCCTGACATGTTTCAGAACAGAtggtttgggaaaggggaaaatgagaaAAGATTTGCTCTGCTTTGTCAAATCATTCCACAATCTCTTCAAATGGCTCCACCCATAATCACAACAAAACTAAAAATCAGCCTGGCTTTGATTCTTAGTCACTGCTAGAAGAGTCTGAACTATCCGAAGAGgagtctcttttcttttttctttttttcttctcctttttgtgATGCTTTCTTTTCTTGGATttactctttttctccttcttttccttcttgtggCATTTCTGTTTTTTTGACTTGGTCTCATCTTCTTCTGTGGTACTTGATGAATAAGATCTATAAACACAGGAATGTAGATTATTTCCTAGAACAGGTTAATAGTGAGAACACAACAGGTTAGAATTGAGTTTATGGCTAGACTTATTCTAATAAACACACCATAGTTCACTTAGACCCCTTTCATTCAACCGCAATGAATGCCAAACAAACAGCATAAACACTGACATGGCAGATAGTGTGACAGTGAGCCAGTgcagggcgcctctccaccggcagaaattatgccgatggaggggtgggggccgttcgcacgggagcaagcggccccgcagaagccggtggagaagaggtggcttcgcacggagccgcctcttctgcaccccccccccagcagaaaatgttggggtagaaaatgttgacagggagaaatttttctctctttctcacaatactagaaccagggaccattcattgaaaatgcagggggggggggggagagaataaggactaataaaaggaaacattttttcacgcaacgtgtgattggtgtttggaatatgctgccacaggaggtggtgatggctactaacctggatagcttaaaaaagggcttggacaggtttatggaggagaagtcgatctatggctaccaatcttgatcctccttgatctgagatctgaggtgcttgggagcaacagctgcagaaggccattgctttcgcatcctgcatgtgagctcccaaaggcacctggtgggccactgagagtagcagagagctggactagatggactctggtctgatccagttggcttgtccttatgttcttagattgcAAGTGATTTTCCCTGCAACTCTCATCAGCTTCATTTACAGAAATTATACTAAGGATCTTCTAAAGCACTTTCCTGGCATTTGCAACATGTGATAGAAAAGCTTTTTAAACAAtacctctttcttcctttcttctgtttcaatttctctttgcttttcttcttaggccttttcttttcttcttcctcagcaATAGCTGCAGATTCAAAATGTGAAATTTTATAGTTATCTTGAATCAGGTAATTTAAAATTCTACGTATCTAATGAAAAAAATTATGATCCAGTTCTACTGCACCCTACTATGCAGCAAGACACAACTCCTCAAAAGATAAAAGGACATTAAGATGCAGTAGTTAAAAAGCAACAACTTAGATTGTCAAGTTGCCGTACTCAATGAAGCATAACCTTTCCTCCTCACCTCATATGAGCACAACATACAGTGAGCATTAACATGATCTACAACATGCCAGGAGGTGCCATGGATCAACGGTAGAGCCTTTCCTTGCACACAGAAGGGCTCAGacttaatccctggcatctccagctaaaaagtcCAGGTAGCAaaatgatatgaaagacctctgctggagaccttagacagctgctgccagtcagagtacacAATGGTTACattgatggaccaagagtctgattcagtatcaggcaacttcatgtattcatggccatttatacacttgtggcCTACCCCACAATGAGTGTATATTCCCTTGGGGCCAGActcttggttatgcacatgtttttcccCTCCTGAACTCACGATGCTGCAGATTAGAGAAGCCCCACAGTTTTGAAAGGgggtaaagtgtgactttttttcctgcctgtgcagggaaagtaaAGCAGAGCAATATGTGCTtggcttcctttgggtttttgCTCTTCCCCGCCTTCCCTTATTATTCTGGCATTTCTGGCAGATGGATGGGGATTCTTTCTTTATTTTGATGCTTTCAGTCTATCGCAGGAGACATAGATGGTtaaagccactttttaaaaaagaaaacaaaaaggcagcAAACAACCTCCCGACCAATGTCCAAAGCTTGTGGAATTAATACAAGTTTTTTCACGGGCTGCCTCTTTTGACCCAGTTGAttctcctagcccaggggtagggaacctgcggctctccagatgttcaggaactacaattcccatcagcctctgtcagcatggccaattggccatgctggtaggggctgatgggaattgtagttcctgaacatctggagagctgcaggttccctacccctgtcctagcccaTACCCCAAAGTTCCAGCTTCCCTCTGGAATAATGtattcctttccttcatttcGTAAGCAGTCTACAGAAGGGTGTGATTTTTACCATGCTAATGATAAAATGAAGTAAAAGGTCATTCTGGAGTTCCCCATTAGCTGACCCCTTTATTTACAAGATACAGAACATTCCCTCATATATCTAGGGAACTCTGTTATTACCAGGGAGCTAGCCTCGAGCCTTCTTTATCTACTATGAATTAGTATATAAACATTCCATAAGGTCAAATCTTGCAATGTAGgacagcttgtttttaaaataagcaacTAACAAAACATTTCATTCTTTACAACAATTGTttaaggcagggggggggggggttcaactcACTGGTCTCTCTCAGGAGCACCAAAAACAGAGCCCCTGAGGATGACTAGAGTGGACAGGTAAGTTCATTTGGGAGAAGATGGCCCTTGATGCTGAATCCAACAACTCTTCCCGGCTGTGGCCTCTGGCAATTGGGTTTTAGCAGCCCACTTCCTCAGATGacagaggttccatttagtcatcatAGCCACCTTGAATATGTCTAGCCCCCTGCAAAAATATCTTAGCTACTTGACATCTCCCTTCAAATTCCCAGGTGACCTCTCCAGCAGTTTCGCATAGATCTTAAAAAGCATGATGAACAAGAAGGAACTTTGCAGGCATAAATGCCACAGGACCTAGCAGTAACCCCCAGAACCACCTTTTGGGAATCAGTTTGTGAAATACGAGTAGAACCACTAAGCCATGATGCCCCACCCAACCCAGCCAAACTCTCCAGAAGGATATAATAATtgatccaggagaatcaacatggAGGCACTCCCCCAATCATAGGCCAGTCAATCATTAGTCCTACAGTGGTAATACAAAGACAATTAGTTTAGATttcacttatatatatatatatatctcagtgAGTAGCTGGTTCATGCAAACAAGAATGGAGAAAATCACCCAGGAACAAGACTCAAAGTTTTCAATGTTGCCTGGCTTAAGTCATACTCATTTTTTGTGTCATGCAACTTTATGTGTAAGAAATGAGTCAGTATAAGGAAACATATTAGGAGAAACACAAGAAAGACAAAGAAGCAGGAGATAGTCGAAAGTCTAAAACTTACTTTTTTTCTCTGGTATAGCCTGCAGCTTACTCAGTTCCTCCTCTTCGCTGTCTTCACTGCTTGTACTGCTGACATCTAAAACAATATCTCTTTTTGGGTCCACCCGGAGAAAGTTTCGACATTCAAACGTAAGGTGGCCCGCTAggtgaaaatgaacagaaaagaaATTTAGGAAAAtccaacaacataaaacagtaaGGGCTATTTGTGCTCTGGAATGGCTAAAGCAACTAACCctcaaaatgaataataaaaaaatttcaataaaaatgtCAATAAAATATTCAATAAAATTTCATCCAGCAAAATTAATGCAACTTACTTCAAAATAAATGCTTTAAGGCTCACAGCTTCAATTCAGTTTCAGTGTTCTGCTGACAGAGCACACTGTGTCAATATTATGGGAAACCATTTTGGTACAATCAAACTATACTGCTCCAAGGAACTCAAGATAGTGTTGCTGGGTCTGCTCCATTTAATTTCTAGTCAGATATTCAAGCCTTAATACAACCAAACAATGCCAGATCAAGCTAATGACACTTAACTGCAATAAAACCTTAGGCAAATCTTACAGATAACTTTAAATTTATGCTGATACTTACGATAGCCACATTTCTTGCACCCTGCCCTAATGTTGTCTTTATTTCCTcctgataaaaaaaaaccagatttcATATTAaccttgggagagagagaaaatatataaTACACAAAGATGGGAGTGATCATCCAAGCACAATTTTACCAGTTTCTAATTCTAATacagcagcaaataaataaattaattataaGTCATATACAGTTATTAAGCTATATGAATTTGTAtgatgtgccatcaagtctcttTGACTTAAAgtgaccctataaattaatgagCCCCCAAAACATTCTatcgttaatagccttgctcaggtcttgaaaacCGCGGGCTTTGGTTTCCTTGACTAAGTCAATCCATTTCAGATTGGGTCTTACTCTTTTCCTGCTGtgttcaacttttcctagtgttttGTCTTTTCTGGTGACCCTTGTCTTTCATAAGGATATATTAAACTGTACAGTACACTAAAATCTTCACTAATACAGCCTCAGACATTTTCGCACAAAATTTTTGAATACCAGTAATAAAAATCTTGCCTTAAGAAACAGTTGGCTAGGAGGAACGTTTTAGCTATAATTCCATGACCAAATCAAAATTGGACTCAATTCATCATTCCTTCCAACCACCACTTGACATTAGAAATTAATTTTCAACTTACAAGAAATAAAGATGGAAACTTTTTAATTACACATATAGAAACATAACATTTTTCAATTTCCAGACATAGGTGGTAACAATGAAATAATATAGAAGGCTAGCAAAGCTGACAGCTCTCACTGATAGTATCCATGAACTGCCAAGCCAAACAGATCTGGCAAGGAAGTTAACATATGAATGCACAAAGGCTAAAAGAACAGGTGCTATCCATCACTACCTGAATGTCAGTTGCTACAAGTACAACATTTTGTTAATAGTAATTATAATTTCTACTCAGGTTACAAGTTACTTAACTGGTTGGGAGCAGCTGTTCCAATCAGCCACTAAAAATACTGCTTTGCCGGGtaggccctattccactcccaagcctttaccaggggttgccaccttttcctggagagggcttgctttctctatGGGTAAATCGCTGCCACTACCTGACCACTTGAGGAACCGCCCACTGGGGAGGATCAGggctccccagcttcctttccaactctgaggcctagcctcagtttcccctggttcccctctcctgggttccatagggcagattggaggccctggatgaatagctgcttgccaactgccagtgTAATCCAGGGGCCCTCCTATTCCGAAAGCGTATCCAAAACGGCGGAGGTCTACATGGTACAGAGAACtattccccacatctaaggttcaaaagtatttattaaaaatgaaatggttacaagtatgttttagcactgcaccagatcaagcaagggtttccaaaaaaaaaagagatataaacacaaatccTCTATCCCTTAAtttaaacataccctagcagttgatACAAGAGGGTAGGcgcttaaagcttagaaggttacaattctcacagagttcccattacctggaaggctaAGTGAGCTTCTTGGgtaagcacatggtccaaaaatggctgctctctccagagcccaggcaagaggtctgctcccttcagtgacccagaaGAGAGCTCGCCCTTCTGTTCCCACCAATTTTATCagtccccaggccccacccctcttTCAGGGTCAGTCTGGGTTAAAATATATTcttcccctaggtcaggtagctctttctgatgtccctctggcattttcaAGTCCTCCAAATTTCAGCAGAAACTAAGGATACTTGCCAATAGCACCGACAGTCTTTCAGACCATCCAAACAACCATTAGTGCTCTCTGGTCTCAGATACTCAGATAATACAGTATATGTAATACAGAACAAACACACATGCCATGATGTGCAGCaggatctgcaaaagaaaaagctCTACTTCACCAGCTTAATGTGTaacaaggattttaaaaatccataggTTTTTCACCACCTTTAAAATGTCATTCTCAATACCCTCTACCATGCGCTCCTCCTAGTGATTAACTCAACTTAATTTTTAATCATACCTCCTAACATCAGGCTTTACTGAACGTGGACTACGGAGCAAAAAGTGCCTACAAAGTTTTTCCAATCATTGGGTTTTTCTTCTAAAGAACACATTAAAAGTACATTACCAAAGCCCTGCATGCCAAATACTAGTAAGTTAAAGATACTGGAGATTCTGGATTTTGGACGTTCGCCATGTTTTCAACACTCACAAACCAAGATTTGAGCTCCCAGTCCCCAACTTCCTTTGTTGCGTGCGTCTCACACCAGATAGGAGTGAAGAAAAGAAGTTTCGGATCCCCAAGATCTCTACCTAGCGTGTAAGGCTGTCCGGGCTAACCCTCCCTCTGCTTGACCTTCGGCAGCTCACCTGGCAGCGCCATAAAGCCCCCAAACCCGAAACACCTTCTCACGGAGCACTCGCCAAATCCCACTCTCGGCTGGGCACCTCCGCCGTGGCAAAACTTTTCCGCCGGAAGGTTTTGAGCGGGGCACCAAGTAGTATACCACGAGGAAGACAAGTGGGGGAAAAACTAGTGCGGGCAAGCCAGGA
The DNA window shown above is from Sphaerodactylus townsendi isolate TG3544 linkage group LG07, MPM_Stown_v2.3, whole genome shotgun sequence and carries:
- the SREK1IP1 gene encoding protein SREK1IP1 — translated: MALPGGNKDNIRAGCKKCGYPGHLTFECRNFLRVDPKRDIVLDVSSTSSEDSEEEELSKLQAIPEKKTIAEEEEKKRPKKKSKEKLKQKKGRKRSYSSSTTEEDETKSKKQKCHKKEKKEKKSKSKKRKHHKKEKKKRKKKRDSSSDSSDSSSSD